One segment of Anatilimnocola aggregata DNA contains the following:
- a CDS encoding excinuclease ABC subunit UvrC gives MAADWDQDDAEDSAEDIVAAELQAAAAEAEEGPQPSEAEVDAALDQVAGPLAPDASLEEAAAAAEAAADPGYRYEFAFRRAAAKVREFPRAPGVYLFKDTSGITIYVGKAKNLRSRAGSYFLIGAQQERRTADWVLDIADADYIECESDVDALLMEARLIKDIQPKHNKELKDDKTFPYLMITKGEDFPRVEVTRQPPDRGVRLFGPFASAGALRGAMQVLQRIFKFRTCSLDIEENDERWKWFRPCLLASIQQCTAPCNLRISKEEYKHDIQRLVMFLEGNKKRLLKELREEMQTAAQAKQFENAARLRDEIKMLESLDRRGDIDVHAQPEVFYIDPKKGLAGLKKALKLAEVPRTIEGMDIAHLGGGETVASVVQFLDGLPFKPGYRRYKINGVSGIDDFRSLHEVVSRRYRKLSDEDEVFPDLLLIDGGKGQLNAALQAFRDQDITPPAILSLAKREEEIYLPDLDEPIRLSKNNFALRLLQYVRDEAHRFAQHYHHQLRRKSQLGDS, from the coding sequence ATGGCCGCTGACTGGGATCAAGACGACGCAGAAGATTCGGCGGAAGATATCGTCGCCGCGGAACTGCAAGCAGCGGCTGCCGAAGCCGAAGAAGGACCACAGCCTTCGGAAGCGGAAGTCGATGCGGCCCTCGATCAGGTTGCGGGGCCGCTAGCACCCGATGCTTCGCTGGAAGAAGCTGCGGCGGCCGCAGAGGCCGCCGCCGATCCCGGCTATCGTTACGAATTTGCCTTTCGCCGGGCAGCTGCCAAGGTTCGCGAGTTTCCCCGCGCGCCGGGCGTCTATCTGTTCAAAGATACCTCGGGCATCACCATTTATGTCGGCAAGGCCAAGAACTTGCGAAGCCGCGCGGGAAGCTACTTCTTGATCGGTGCCCAGCAGGAGCGCCGCACTGCCGACTGGGTGCTCGATATCGCCGATGCCGACTACATTGAGTGCGAAAGCGATGTCGATGCCCTACTGATGGAAGCCCGGCTGATCAAAGACATTCAGCCCAAGCACAACAAGGAACTCAAGGACGATAAGACCTTCCCTTACCTGATGATCACCAAGGGGGAAGATTTTCCGCGCGTCGAAGTGACTCGCCAACCGCCCGATCGTGGTGTGCGTCTGTTCGGCCCGTTTGCCAGCGCTGGTGCTTTGCGCGGCGCAATGCAGGTGCTGCAGCGGATTTTTAAGTTCCGCACCTGTAGTCTCGATATCGAAGAGAACGACGAACGGTGGAAGTGGTTCCGCCCCTGCCTGCTCGCTAGCATTCAACAGTGCACCGCGCCGTGCAACTTGCGAATCAGCAAGGAAGAGTACAAGCACGATATTCAGCGCCTGGTCATGTTCCTGGAAGGGAACAAAAAGCGACTGCTGAAAGAACTGCGCGAAGAAATGCAGACTGCAGCCCAGGCCAAGCAGTTTGAAAATGCAGCCCGCCTGCGCGACGAAATCAAGATGCTCGAATCGCTCGACCGCCGCGGCGATATCGACGTCCACGCTCAGCCCGAAGTCTTTTACATCGACCCGAAGAAGGGTCTCGCCGGCCTGAAGAAAGCTCTCAAGTTGGCCGAGGTGCCGCGGACCATCGAAGGGATGGATATCGCGCACTTAGGCGGCGGCGAAACGGTCGCCAGCGTCGTGCAGTTTCTCGACGGGCTGCCGTTCAAGCCCGGCTATCGTCGCTACAAGATCAACGGCGTCAGTGGCATCGACGACTTCCGCAGCTTGCACGAAGTTGTCTCGCGCCGCTATCGCAAGCTGAGCGACGAAGATGAAGTCTTCCCCGACCTGCTGCTGATCGACGGTGGCAAGGGGCAACTCAATGCCGCTTTGCAAGCGTTTCGCGATCAAGACATTACTCCGCCAGCCATTCTGTCGCTGGCCAAGCGAGAAGAAGAGATCTATCTGCCCGATCTCGACGAGCCGATTCGCCTCTCGAAGAACAACTTTGCCCTCCGACTGCTGCAATATGTGCGGGACGAAGCCCATCGCTTTGCCCAGCACTATCACCATCAACTGCGGCGCAAGTCGCAGCTCGGCGATTCGTAA
- a CDS encoding cadherin domain-containing protein produces MSRINNRNRNHSKPAPVPRWRRGVIEKLEAREVFSGTPLPVLLVIADKQDFFYQEYGDTYDSLIARGVEVVVAAETTDPSVAHPFTGQGAGDGIVTPDIALADVQAENYSAIAFVGGWGASMYQYAFPGDYANDAYDGNEATQTIVNNLIGDFIDQDKYVAAVCNGVTVLAWARVDGVSPLAGRTAAVPYIGSPAATYMGIEYGNYGWAQPMQMDANGINYFPSGAIGVADDPSDDVWVDGQFITAENNHSAAEFGDVIATHVINAAVEEVEEVPENQAPIVSPGNLVIAENSVAGTVVGQVIASDSDLGQLLTYAIIGGNDSGAFTIEAATGVITVANPAALDFEASPLFELTVQVTDNGTPSLNGVASVMIDLLDELETPPGPVSHDGPNVLVQGTADADTIYIWSDYYGQQFVWINGLQTGPLALGSGGRVIVFGGDGNDQVYATDSAKPVTIYGEGGHDSLTGGSANDVIDGGEGWDRIWAGGGDDLIVGGAGTDWLHGREGNDLIVGGDGDDYLYGFTGDDVLIGGQGSDRIEGESGEDLLIGGTTSYDSNQLALEAILADWTAGADLAGRSGVFQLTFNGQTTADDSAQDVLIGGADNDWLLIHASDYVHASQAGDLLDVL; encoded by the coding sequence ATGTCACGAATCAACAATCGGAACCGCAATCATTCAAAGCCCGCTCCAGTACCACGCTGGCGGCGTGGCGTCATCGAGAAACTGGAAGCGCGCGAAGTCTTCTCGGGCACGCCCCTTCCCGTGCTGCTCGTGATTGCTGACAAGCAAGACTTTTTCTACCAGGAGTACGGCGATACCTACGATTCGCTGATTGCCCGCGGAGTGGAAGTCGTCGTCGCCGCGGAAACCACCGACCCCAGCGTGGCGCATCCCTTTACCGGGCAAGGTGCGGGCGACGGAATCGTCACGCCCGATATCGCGCTGGCCGATGTGCAGGCGGAAAACTACTCCGCGATTGCCTTCGTCGGCGGTTGGGGCGCGTCGATGTATCAGTACGCCTTTCCCGGCGACTATGCAAACGATGCTTACGACGGCAATGAAGCGACCCAGACCATCGTCAACAATCTGATCGGCGATTTCATCGATCAAGACAAGTACGTCGCAGCCGTCTGCAACGGTGTCACCGTGCTGGCTTGGGCGCGCGTCGATGGCGTGAGTCCGCTGGCCGGACGAACGGCCGCGGTCCCATACATCGGCTCGCCCGCGGCAACTTACATGGGCATTGAATACGGCAACTATGGTTGGGCCCAGCCCATGCAAATGGATGCCAACGGCATCAACTATTTTCCCTCGGGCGCGATTGGGGTCGCCGATGATCCGTCCGACGATGTCTGGGTCGATGGTCAGTTCATCACCGCCGAGAACAACCACAGTGCAGCCGAGTTTGGCGATGTGATTGCCACCCACGTCATCAATGCTGCGGTGGAAGAAGTCGAGGAAGTGCCTGAAAATCAGGCTCCGATCGTTTCGCCCGGTAATCTCGTCATCGCCGAGAACAGCGTTGCGGGCACGGTCGTGGGACAAGTGATCGCCAGCGATAGTGACCTGGGGCAATTGCTGACGTATGCCATCATCGGCGGCAACGACAGTGGTGCCTTCACCATTGAGGCAGCGACGGGAGTCATCACCGTGGCTAATCCCGCGGCTCTCGATTTCGAGGCTTCGCCCCTCTTCGAACTGACGGTGCAAGTCACCGACAATGGAACGCCTTCGCTCAACGGCGTCGCGAGCGTGATGATCGATCTGCTCGACGAACTCGAAACTCCGCCCGGACCTGTTTCGCACGACGGACCGAATGTACTCGTGCAGGGAACTGCCGATGCGGACACCATCTACATCTGGAGTGACTACTACGGCCAGCAGTTTGTCTGGATCAATGGCCTGCAAACGGGACCACTTGCGCTCGGCTCCGGCGGTCGCGTCATCGTGTTTGGTGGCGATGGAAATGATCAGGTTTATGCCACGGACAGTGCGAAACCGGTGACCATTTACGGCGAAGGTGGGCACGATAGTCTCACGGGAGGATCGGCCAATGATGTCATCGACGGTGGTGAAGGTTGGGATCGCATCTGGGCTGGTGGCGGAGACGATTTGATCGTCGGCGGGGCAGGGACCGACTGGCTGCACGGTCGCGAAGGGAACGACCTGATCGTCGGGGGGGACGGCGATGACTATCTGTACGGCTTCACGGGCGACGATGTGCTGATTGGCGGCCAAGGCAGCGATCGAATCGAAGGAGAGAGTGGGGAAGACCTGCTCATCGGCGGTACGACGAGTTACGACTCGAATCAGCTCGCGCTCGAGGCCATTCTGGCCGACTGGACAGCGGGGGCCGATCTTGCCGGTCGTAGCGGAGTCTTTCAACTGACGTTCAACGGCCAGACCACCGCTGACGATAGTGCGCAGGACGTTTTGATTGGCGGTGCTGACAACGATTGGCTGTTGATTCACGCCAGCGATTATGTCCACGCCAGTCAGGCTGGCGATCTGCTGGACGTTCTGTAA
- a CDS encoding M16 family metallopeptidase, protein MALEFRKHTLDNGLQIVAECNPDAYSASYAYFVRTGSRDESDEVAGVSHFLEHMVFKGTPTRTSLDVNRELDELSSSSNAFTNEEQTVYYATTLPEDQNKIVALLADIMRPSLRQDDFDTEKQVILKEIAKYEDEPPFNAHEKAMALHFGKHPLGRSVLGTVESIEQLKRDQMLAYFEQRYSPQNIILSAAGNVDFEQLIRTAEKYCGQWKAFPAQRKLEPCVGEEGFAIFEKSTAAQQYIFQTGAAPSTEDNARYAARLMTTIIGDDSGSRLFWELVDTGQAEYAAISPSEYQGAGIYMSALCCAPDDTQNNFDQMMEIFAGAQADGVTEEELKQAQNKVCAQVVLHAERPASRMFAVGNGWLQRQQYRTVRETVASYRNVTVDDIRRVLDRYPLTRMSTVAIGPCKTLEV, encoded by the coding sequence ATGGCACTGGAATTTCGCAAGCACACGCTCGACAACGGCCTGCAGATTGTGGCCGAATGCAACCCGGATGCTTATTCGGCCTCGTATGCGTATTTCGTCCGCACTGGTTCGCGCGACGAATCGGACGAAGTTGCCGGCGTGAGCCATTTTCTCGAGCACATGGTCTTTAAAGGGACGCCCACCCGCACGTCGCTCGATGTAAATCGCGAACTCGACGAACTTTCATCGTCGAGCAACGCCTTCACCAACGAAGAGCAGACGGTCTACTACGCGACCACTTTGCCCGAAGACCAAAATAAGATCGTTGCCCTGCTCGCCGATATCATGCGCCCATCGCTTCGGCAGGATGATTTCGATACCGAGAAGCAGGTCATCCTCAAGGAAATTGCCAAGTACGAAGATGAGCCGCCGTTCAACGCCCACGAAAAGGCGATGGCCCTTCACTTCGGCAAGCATCCGCTCGGTCGCAGTGTGCTTGGTACCGTCGAAAGTATCGAACAACTGAAACGCGATCAGATGCTCGCTTATTTCGAGCAGCGGTACAGTCCGCAGAACATCATTCTGTCAGCTGCTGGCAATGTCGATTTCGAACAACTCATTCGCACCGCTGAGAAATACTGCGGCCAATGGAAGGCCTTTCCAGCGCAGCGCAAGCTCGAGCCTTGTGTCGGCGAAGAAGGCTTTGCCATTTTCGAAAAGAGCACGGCCGCCCAGCAATACATTTTTCAAACGGGTGCCGCTCCCTCGACCGAAGACAACGCCCGTTACGCCGCCCGCTTGATGACTACCATCATCGGCGACGACAGTGGCAGCCGTCTGTTCTGGGAACTCGTCGACACCGGCCAGGCCGAGTACGCCGCTATCAGCCCGAGCGAGTATCAAGGCGCTGGCATCTATATGTCGGCGCTCTGTTGCGCTCCCGACGATACGCAGAACAATTTCGACCAGATGATGGAAATTTTCGCAGGCGCTCAAGCCGACGGCGTGACGGAAGAAGAACTCAAGCAAGCGCAAAACAAAGTTTGTGCCCAAGTAGTGCTGCACGCCGAACGCCCTGCCAGCCGCATGTTTGCCGTCGGCAACGGCTGGCTCCAGCGCCAACAATATCGCACCGTTCGCGAAACGGTCGCTTCCTACCGCAACGTCACCGTCGACGACATCCGCCGTGTTCTCGACCGCTATCCACTCACCCGCATGTCCACCGTCGCCATCGGCCCGTGTAAGACGCTCGAGGTGTAA
- a CDS encoding dicarboxylate/amino acid:cation symporter, producing MQKSHEAASPTSSVGRIFQVWHSWPLYLRILFGVIAGLVFGLVLAQIAGSEIKEPSGQQTVQSYAAGLLHVLEVPANLVLRVLGALAPPLILLAIIQALMHAKFPPGTLGRLVSLLLINTIVAILIGLAVANTLQPGKWKFGVDAPAAKQAAKPTAEKPKDAEGPKFSMEEILENIPRSVLGPLTDNGKAISVIILAVTLGLALRPNKNVPITKVADVVDIMFAVLITMLHWVIEVIPLAVFCKVANLVGVKGFAPFMSLGGFVIAVLLALTLQMAYYLIRIKFFSWCSPWAVLYGMRDALVMAFSTGSSTATMPVTYACLREKVGLREQSASLGSLVGANFNNDGTALYEAMSALFIAQLIGAKLSMWQQFMVVVTSVIASVGAAGIPEAGLVTMTLVFTAVGLDIKHIPMLLAVDWFLDRCRTALNVMGDVNVSCLLDGYVREAPGEALATSPLAILEPPEPNVVIVAPPPMPEVPPPTAEGPSS from the coding sequence ATGCAGAAATCGCACGAAGCGGCCAGTCCTACCTCATCCGTGGGCCGAATTTTTCAAGTTTGGCATTCCTGGCCGCTCTATCTGCGGATTCTCTTCGGCGTGATTGCCGGGCTGGTCTTCGGCCTGGTCCTCGCCCAAATTGCCGGGAGCGAGATCAAAGAGCCCAGCGGCCAGCAAACCGTCCAGAGCTATGCCGCCGGTTTGCTTCACGTGCTCGAAGTTCCCGCGAATCTGGTGCTGCGAGTGCTGGGGGCATTGGCTCCGCCACTGATCTTGCTCGCCATCATTCAGGCGCTCATGCACGCCAAGTTCCCGCCGGGGACACTGGGGCGACTGGTCTCGCTGCTGCTGATCAATACGATCGTTGCGATTTTGATTGGCCTGGCCGTGGCAAACACATTGCAGCCCGGCAAGTGGAAGTTTGGCGTTGACGCGCCCGCGGCCAAACAAGCAGCAAAACCGACAGCTGAAAAACCGAAGGACGCCGAAGGGCCGAAGTTTTCGATGGAGGAAATCCTCGAAAACATTCCCCGCAGCGTGCTAGGTCCGCTGACCGACAACGGCAAGGCGATTTCGGTAATCATCCTGGCCGTTACGTTGGGGCTCGCGCTGCGGCCCAACAAGAACGTGCCGATCACCAAAGTGGCGGACGTTGTGGACATTATGTTCGCCGTCCTCATTACCATGCTGCACTGGGTGATCGAAGTCATTCCGCTCGCCGTCTTTTGCAAAGTGGCCAACCTCGTCGGCGTGAAGGGGTTCGCTCCCTTCATGTCCCTCGGCGGCTTCGTGATTGCGGTGCTCCTCGCGCTGACCCTGCAGATGGCCTATTACCTGATTCGGATCAAGTTCTTCTCGTGGTGTTCGCCGTGGGCGGTGTTGTACGGCATGCGTGATGCCCTCGTGATGGCCTTCTCGACGGGAAGTTCGACCGCCACGATGCCGGTCACCTACGCCTGCCTGCGCGAGAAAGTCGGGCTCCGCGAACAGTCGGCCAGCTTGGGTTCGCTGGTCGGGGCGAACTTTAATAACGACGGCACTGCGCTCTACGAAGCGATGTCGGCCCTCTTCATTGCGCAGCTGATTGGCGCGAAGCTCAGCATGTGGCAGCAGTTTATGGTTGTCGTCACCAGTGTGATTGCCTCGGTCGGGGCGGCGGGCATTCCGGAAGCGGGACTCGTCACCATGACGCTCGTCTTCACGGCCGTTGGTCTCGATATCAAGCACATACCCATGCTGCTTGCCGTCGACTGGTTCCTTGACCGCTGCCGCACCGCGCTCAACGTCATGGGCGATGTGAACGTCAGCTGCCTGCTCGATGGCTACGTGCGCGAAGCCCCCGGCGAAGCCCTGGCAACTTCGCCGCTGGCCATTTTGGAACCTCCAGAGCCCAATGTGGTCATTGTGGCCCCGCCACCGATGCCGGAAGTGCCCCCGCCGACAGCCGAAGGGCCGTCTTCGTAA
- a CDS encoding ribbon-helix-helix domain-containing protein, translating into MTNVTLNLSDELQQFVASETAAGQFDSPAGYIAALIERAKDGKEQLHAQLIEGLESGDPIQLDADEWSRIRRDIEQRRSHA; encoded by the coding sequence ATGACCAATGTCACTCTAAATCTTTCCGACGAACTGCAGCAGTTCGTCGCTAGCGAAACTGCGGCAGGACAGTTTGATAGTCCGGCCGGCTATATTGCTGCGCTGATCGAACGAGCCAAAGACGGCAAAGAGCAACTACACGCACAACTTATCGAGGGTTTGGAAAGCGGCGATCCGATTCAACTTGACGCTGACGAATGGAGCCGAATTCGTCGCGATATCGAACAGCGACGTTCGCATGCCTAA
- a CDS encoding type II toxin-antitoxin system RelE/ParE family toxin: MPNSICIRPRARLDIVELAVFLGERNAELADRFLNACESTFQLLADSPGIGGAYPTTDQRLENLSVFRVSGFPNHVLFYYRRPQEIEIVRVLHGARDIDFILPET; encoded by the coding sequence ATGCCTAACTCCATCTGCATCCGTCCTCGCGCGCGTTTGGACATCGTTGAGTTGGCCGTGTTCTTGGGCGAGCGTAACGCGGAGTTAGCTGACCGGTTTCTCAATGCTTGTGAGTCAACATTTCAGTTGTTGGCAGATTCGCCAGGGATCGGCGGAGCTTATCCGACAACTGACCAGCGGCTCGAAAACCTATCTGTTTTCCGAGTGAGCGGCTTTCCTAATCACGTGTTGTTTTATTACAGACGACCACAGGAGATCGAGATCGTACGCGTTCTGCATGGTGCCCGTGATATTGATTTCATCCTGCCAGAAACATAG
- a CDS encoding cadherin domain-containing protein, whose protein sequence is MKNSSRRPTRTPQRRRSFFETLERREVFAAGDVLPVLMVIADQRDFFYQEYGDTRQSLLEAGLTTRVAATTTSPSTPHANSGQTGSGIVTPDLRLADVNSQDYSAIVFIGGWGSSMYQYAFTGIYSDGLYRGDATTKETVNRLINEFTDQDKYVAAVCHATTVLAWARVDGVSPIAGKTVMTPQGGVTNGGGPPVFYNGQFYSYYQYRQSTQMETNGGLTRPHASVGNPNTTADDVWVDGKIITAEDNFSARLFGQVIAQRLIAESEPPAPVNVAPTINAAVFNLDENTAAGSAVGQVIASDANVGQSLSYSIVSGNLAGGFAINSATGQVTVANAAPLDYEATPTFNLTVRAMDNGAPSLFADAVVTINLRDIVEVLPNRAPQFSAQSFSLAENPALGTTAGVVVATDPDVGQTLSYAIVSGNTNAVFAIDSVTGHLNVVFPAGIDYETNASFQLTIRATDNGDPALSTDAVVTVNVLNENEQPTTANGNFVLPENSAAGTVVGQVSGSDVDAGQTLAYSIVSGNTSGAFAINAATGQIVVANVGALDFETTPAFNLVVRVTDNGTPARFAEANVSIQLTNVVEAPVGPVYQAGPNVIVQGTDAGEYIYVWTNASGQVMTWLAGVNRGPFTLGAGGRVIVYAGGGNDWVYATDSAAPVTIYGQAGQDNIVGGRADDILDGGDGFNRLIGGPGNDILLGGPVNDILEGREGDDVLVGGDGDDRLIGFTGNDVLIGGEGRDVLDAGEGDDLLIGGATSYDAQTLALQSILAEWTSGNSLANRSLNLLNGVNGVRLELGQTIFDDQEQDCLPSGNGADWLFLQFGDYNCQYSANDLVTQ, encoded by the coding sequence ATGAAGAACTCCAGCCGCCGCCCGACTCGAACCCCTCAACGTCGCCGCTCCTTTTTCGAAACCCTGGAACGCCGCGAAGTCTTTGCTGCAGGCGATGTCCTGCCCGTGCTGATGGTGATCGCCGATCAGCGCGACTTCTTCTATCAGGAGTACGGCGATACGCGTCAATCGCTGCTGGAAGCGGGGCTCACCACTCGCGTGGCTGCGACGACCACTTCACCCAGCACGCCGCATGCGAACAGCGGGCAAACGGGAAGCGGCATCGTGACACCCGACCTGCGACTGGCCGATGTGAATTCGCAGGATTACTCAGCCATCGTCTTCATTGGGGGCTGGGGTTCGTCGATGTATCAGTATGCTTTCACCGGGATTTATTCCGATGGGCTGTACCGCGGCGATGCCACGACCAAGGAGACCGTGAATCGGCTGATCAACGAGTTCACCGATCAAGACAAGTACGTCGCTGCCGTGTGCCACGCCACCACTGTGCTGGCTTGGGCGCGCGTCGATGGTGTGAGTCCGATTGCGGGGAAGACCGTGATGACGCCCCAAGGTGGAGTGACGAACGGTGGCGGACCTCCCGTGTTTTACAACGGGCAATTCTACAGCTACTACCAGTACCGCCAATCGACACAGATGGAAACGAACGGCGGACTTACTCGTCCGCACGCTTCGGTCGGCAATCCGAATACAACCGCCGACGATGTCTGGGTCGATGGCAAGATCATCACCGCCGAAGATAACTTCAGTGCTCGCTTGTTCGGCCAAGTGATCGCGCAGCGGCTGATTGCTGAATCGGAACCACCAGCGCCGGTCAATGTTGCTCCCACCATCAACGCAGCGGTCTTCAACCTGGACGAGAACACCGCCGCTGGATCAGCTGTGGGACAAGTCATCGCCAGCGACGCGAACGTCGGGCAGTCCCTGTCTTATTCCATCGTCAGTGGCAATTTGGCCGGCGGCTTTGCCATCAACAGTGCGACCGGGCAAGTCACAGTCGCCAATGCGGCTCCCCTGGATTACGAAGCGACACCGACCTTCAACTTGACGGTGCGCGCTATGGACAATGGTGCGCCCTCATTATTTGCCGACGCCGTCGTGACGATCAACCTGCGCGATATCGTAGAAGTGCTTCCCAATCGCGCTCCTCAGTTCTCGGCGCAATCGTTCTCGCTGGCGGAGAATCCCGCGCTGGGCACCACTGCGGGCGTGGTGGTCGCCACCGATCCCGACGTGGGTCAAACCTTGTCGTATGCAATCGTCAGCGGCAATACGAATGCGGTTTTCGCCATCGATTCGGTGACCGGTCATTTGAACGTTGTGTTTCCCGCAGGCATCGACTACGAAACCAATGCCTCGTTCCAGCTTACGATTCGCGCGACCGATAACGGCGATCCAGCGCTGTCGACCGATGCCGTCGTGACTGTCAATGTGCTGAATGAGAACGAACAACCAACCACAGCGAACGGCAACTTCGTGTTGCCTGAAAACTCCGCTGCGGGAACCGTTGTGGGACAAGTCAGCGGCAGTGATGTCGATGCGGGGCAAACGCTCGCCTACTCCATCGTCTCTGGCAACACGAGCGGGGCCTTTGCGATCAACGCTGCGACGGGTCAGATCGTCGTCGCCAATGTCGGTGCGCTCGATTTTGAAACAACTCCAGCCTTCAACCTGGTTGTGCGCGTGACCGACAACGGCACCCCCGCCCGCTTTGCCGAGGCGAACGTTTCGATTCAATTGACCAATGTAGTCGAAGCTCCGGTTGGCCCCGTGTATCAAGCGGGCCCGAACGTAATCGTGCAAGGGACCGATGCTGGTGAATATATCTATGTCTGGACCAATGCCTCGGGGCAGGTGATGACCTGGCTGGCTGGTGTCAATCGCGGCCCCTTCACGCTCGGTGCCGGCGGGCGAGTAATTGTCTACGCAGGGGGCGGCAACGATTGGGTTTATGCCACCGACAGTGCTGCCCCGGTCACGATCTACGGCCAGGCGGGCCAGGATAATATCGTCGGCGGTCGTGCGGACGATATCCTCGATGGTGGCGACGGCTTCAATCGGCTGATCGGTGGGCCGGGGAACGATATCCTCCTGGGTGGCCCGGTCAACGATATCCTCGAAGGGCGCGAAGGGGACGATGTGCTTGTTGGTGGTGATGGCGACGATCGGCTGATCGGCTTCACAGGGAACGACGTCCTGATTGGCGGCGAAGGGCGGGACGTGCTCGATGCCGGCGAGGGCGACGACCTGCTGATCGGCGGGGCAACGAGTTACGATGCCCAGACCCTGGCACTGCAATCGATTCTGGCCGAATGGACGAGCGGCAACTCGCTGGCCAATCGAAGTCTCAACTTGCTAAATGGCGTCAACGGCGTGCGTCTTGAATTGGGGCAGACGATTTTCGACGACCAAGAACAGGACTGCCTTCCATCTGGCAACGGTGCCGATTGGCTCTTTCTGCAATTTGGCGATTACAACTGCCAGTACAGCGCCAATGATCTGGTGACGCAATAG
- a CDS encoding DUF1501 domain-containing protein codes for MLTILGQADRQAGFCDGHSRRDFLRIGGLGLGGLALPQLLQAEAQQGIRGSHKAIIMIFLTGGPPHQDMYDLKMEAPAEIRGPFQPIATNVAGIQVCEHLPRIAASMDKLVAIRSMVGSEGGHSQYQCTTGWPPQKAPMRGWPSLPAAVAKLKGPASAHAPPGMSLWYKWNEENPGPGFLGSSQAPFEPIGNERQNMVLQGMTLDRLGDRRNLLHSFDRLQREADARVQGSTAFQEQAFGILTSGKLATALDLSQEDPRIVARYGHGDPKIRLASVPQHFLMARRLVEAGARVVTLNHAIWDWHNDNFKNAQKQFPIFDRALTALVDDLHERGMSDDVTVLAWGEFGRTPKINKNAGRDHWPQVSCALLAGGGMRTGQVIGSTDRTGSEAKDRPVTFQEVYATLYRNLGIDVRHATIPDLHGRPQYLVEAGVQPLAELVA; via the coding sequence ATGCTGACAATTCTTGGGCAGGCTGATCGGCAAGCTGGTTTTTGCGACGGGCATTCGCGACGCGATTTTCTGCGGATCGGTGGGCTGGGATTAGGTGGATTGGCGCTACCGCAGTTGCTGCAGGCTGAGGCGCAGCAAGGAATCCGCGGTTCGCACAAAGCGATCATCATGATCTTCTTGACCGGGGGACCGCCCCATCAAGACATGTACGACCTGAAGATGGAAGCGCCCGCCGAGATTCGCGGCCCCTTCCAGCCGATTGCCACGAATGTGGCCGGCATTCAAGTCTGCGAACACTTGCCTCGGATTGCGGCGTCGATGGACAAACTCGTCGCCATCCGCTCGATGGTCGGCAGCGAGGGTGGCCATTCGCAGTACCAATGCACGACGGGTTGGCCGCCGCAAAAGGCACCGATGCGCGGCTGGCCATCATTGCCCGCTGCCGTCGCGAAACTGAAAGGCCCAGCCAGCGCGCACGCGCCACCGGGTATGAGCCTGTGGTACAAGTGGAACGAAGAGAACCCGGGCCCCGGTTTTCTCGGTTCGTCGCAGGCACCGTTCGAACCGATTGGCAACGAGCGGCAGAACATGGTGCTGCAAGGCATGACGCTCGACCGCTTGGGCGATCGCCGCAACCTGCTCCACAGCTTCGATCGGCTCCAGCGCGAAGCCGATGCCCGCGTGCAAGGGAGCACTGCGTTTCAAGAACAGGCCTTCGGCATTTTGACCTCGGGCAAATTGGCGACCGCACTCGACCTGAGCCAGGAAGATCCGCGAATCGTAGCCCGCTATGGCCACGGCGACCCCAAGATTCGCCTCGCCAGTGTGCCGCAACATTTCCTGATGGCCCGCCGGTTGGTTGAGGCCGGAGCGCGCGTCGTTACGCTGAACCATGCCATTTGGGATTGGCATAACGACAACTTTAAAAACGCCCAAAAGCAATTTCCGATCTTTGACCGAGCACTCACGGCCCTGGTCGATGACCTGCACGAGCGGGGTATGTCCGACGATGTGACGGTGCTCGCTTGGGGCGAATTCGGCCGCACGCCAAAGATCAACAAGAATGCTGGTCGCGACCACTGGCCGCAGGTTTCGTGCGCGCTATTAGCGGGTGGTGGCATGCGAACAGGGCAGGTCATTGGTTCCACCGATCGCACCGGCAGCGAAGCCAAGGATCGACCCGTCACGTTTCAAGAAGTCTACGCCACGCTCTATCGCAACTTGGGAATCGACGTCCGGCACGCGACCATTCCCGACTTGCACGGCCGGCCGCAGTACCTGGTCGAAGCAGGCGTACAACCGCTCGCCGAATTGGTCGCTTAG